From the genome of Anopheles moucheti chromosome 3, idAnoMoucSN_F20_07, whole genome shotgun sequence, one region includes:
- the LOC128303725 gene encoding transcription factor 25 isoform X2 — protein sequence MSYRILRKLQGNELEIKEQIDEVSDGGDADYDTNSTSSQNRNNSKKQLNINRYDLLNQQQSLSESEVKEDDNDETEKDIADGPVSVHLAEAKKRKKKKKKKTGKYISSSARRSSEDNADIEDDFTRTVKEVDKLFGNFPRDSSDHHHHHHHHHHHHTSEGGASDGKAAGTVVTGGLTGKSLLNVQHKNLNPQYEMKRMFGSKVVGDQQNKRRNARGASRLQKSTYLVNPKDSWPPVGKSGIYMNLVQAPEPSTSTSATGPKAIFDKNVIYFAFEHSPSYRLVQQKFLDAVESMDSENIIHIINQYPYHVDSLIQLSELCKMSDDHAMASELIERALLALESSFHTMFSLTQGNCRLDYRRQENRALFITLFKHSQHLESRACSRTALEVAKLILSFDPVNDPLAMILIVDYYAIRAKQYEWLVTLYEEWDATNNLSQLPNMAYSYAMALFHLKRPEAADKALQYALLMFPGVLRPLMDELSIQADSRVAGHNYFGPGSYNKALVALQQLMSLYVCRSKLVWRDAELLPWLERNVNTVLDRVDAKEDVIAEYATKRSQRYANPPRQVLRHIVLSDFKEKVPLAQFIKKETDPMLMYDPLPPLDSINIYSKPTMTSSNNRVSNDPLHLFFQSLLPNFNAQAQPAPPAAAQQAQQANNAAAGAAAGAGVVAAGAAAGAAGGGAAGGTGAPDWDLGSMAAYSSTLVTIVEAMREFLSGIRALERPNDADVDEAESSEEDEPNDFLA from the exons ATGTCCTACCGCATTCTGCGCAAGCTGCAGGGCAATGAGCTGGAGATAAAGGAACAGATCGATGAGGTGTCGGATGGTGGCGATGCCGATTACGacaccaacagcaccagcagtcagaaccgcaacaacagcaagaagCAGCTCAACATCAATCGATACGATCTG CTAAACCAGCAACAATCGCTATCCGAGAGCGAGGTAAAGGAGGACGATAACGATGAGACGGAAAAGGACATCGCGGACGGACCGGTCAGTGTGCATCTGGCCGAGGCAAAGAAGcgcaagaaaaagaagaagaagaagacggGTAAATACATCTCCAGCTCGGCGAGacgcagcagcgaggacaatGCGGACATCGAAGACGATTTTACGCGCACGGTGAAGGAGGTGGACAAACTGTTTGGTAATTTCCCGCGCGATTCCTCggaccaccatcatcatcatcatcaccatcaccatcaccatacCAGTGAAGGGGGTGCCAGTGATGGTAAGGCGGCGGGCACGGTCGTAACCGGTGGTCTGACCGGCAAATCGTTGCTGAATGTGCAGCATAAAAATCTGAATCCACAGTACGAGATGAAGCGCATGTTCGGCAGCAAGGTCGTCGGTGATCAACA GAATAAACGACGCAATGCCCGTGGTGCATCAAGGCTGCAAAAGTCTACCTATTTGGTGAACCCAAAAGACTCCTGGCCACCGGTCGGCAAATCTGGCATCTACATGAACTTGGTGCAGGCACCGGAACCGAGCACCTCTACATCCGCCACCGGTCCGAAAGCAATCTTCGATAAGAACGTGATCTACTTCGCGTTCGAGCACAGCCCTTCATACCGGTTGGTGCAGCAAAAGTTTCTCGATGCCGTCGAGAGCATGGACTCGGAGAACATTATTCACATCATCAACCAGTACCCGTACCACGTCGATTCGCTAATCCAGCTGAGCGAGCTGTGCAAAATGAGCGACGACCACGCGATGGCTTCCGAGCTGATCGAACGCGCACTGCTTGCGCTCGAGTCGTCGTTTCACACAATGTTTAGTCTCACGCAGGGCAACTGTCGATTGGATTACCGGAGACAGGAAAATCGGGCACTCTTCATCACACTCTTTAAGCACTCGCAGCATCTGGAGTCACGGGCCTGTTCGCGGACCGCGCTAGAGGTAGCAAAGTTGATACTGTCATTCGATCCGGTTAACGATCCCCTCGCCATGATCCTGATTGTCGATTACTATGCAATACGGGCGAAGCAGTACGAGTGGCTGGTGACGTTGTACGAGGAATGGGACGCCACGAACAATCTGTCCCAGCTGCCCAACATGGCTTACTCGTACGCGATGGCACTCTTCCATCTGAAGCGCCCCGAAGCAGCCGACAAAGCTTTGCAATACGCGCTGCTAATGTTTCCCGGCGTACTGCGTCCGCTGATGGATGAACTGTCGATACAGGCGGACAGTAGAGTTGCTGGCCACAACTATTTCGGACCGGGCTCGTACAACAAGGCACTGGTAGCGCTTCAGCAGCTGATGTCGCTGTACGTTTGCCGTTCGAAGTTGGTCTGGCGCGACGCGGAACTGTTGCCCTGGTTGGAACGCAATGTGAATACCGTATTGGATCGAGTGGATGCCAAAGAGGATGTTATTGCTGAATATGCTACCAAGCGGAGTCAAAG GTACGCGAATCCACCACGGCAAGTGCTCCGTCATATTGTGCTGTCGGATTTTAAGGAAAAGGTTCCGCTAGCTCAGTTCATCAAGAAGGAAACGGATCCAATGTTGATGTACGACCCGCTGCCGCCACTGGATTCCATCAACATCTACTCCAA ACCCACTATGACGTCGAGCAACAATCGAGTGTCGAACGATCCGCTGCATCTCTTCTTTCAATCACTGCTTCCTAACTTCAACGCTCAAGCACAACCCGCGCCACCGGCTGCTGCTCAACAGGCACAACAGGCTAATAACGCCGCAGCAGGTGCCGCTGCGGGTGCTGGTGTTGTCGCTGCCGGGGCCGCTGCTGGTGCAGCTGGTGGCGGTGCCGCTGGTGGTACCGGTGCCCCTGACTGGGACCTTGGAAGCATGGCAGCATACAGCAGTACGCTTGTTACGATCGTGGAAGCGATGCGGGAGTTCCTGTCCGGTATCCGTGCGCTCGAGCGACCGAACGATGCGGACGTGGACGAGGCGGAAAGCAGCGAAGAGGACGAACCGAACGATTTTCTGGCGTAA
- the LOC128301825 gene encoding syntaxin-7, with translation MSYASFDNNATTGNITNEADFQKTAQIVVASIQKILQNVSSMQRMVNQFGTAQDSPELKQQLHQIRSYTQQLINDTTNQLNDLVNCKERHLKIQRDRLVDEFSSALNAFQAVQRKTVDLEKNAIRQARQASGAAMALNKPPGSHHSSMGSNYNNTSNSGGGSMFEDNFITGSRGQTQEQLQEEIDLQALEDQERTIRELEENIVSVNEIYKKLGALVYEQSHQVDSIEASVEQTSVFVSEGVQQLKQASHYQNKARKKKLILALIAAAILAFIILIIVLKR, from the exons ATGAGTTACGCATCATTCGACAATAATGCCACCACGGGCAACATTACCAATGAGGCGGATTTCCAGAAAACGGCCCAAATCGTGGTGGCCAGCATCCAGAAGATCCTGCAAAATG TTTCATCTATGCAACGGATGGTCAACCAGTTCGGCACGGCACAGGATTCACCGGAGCTCAAACAACAGCT CCATCAAATACGATCCTATACACAGCAATTGATAAACGACACGACGAACCAGTTGAATGATTTGGTTAATTGCAAGGAACGTCACTTGAAGATCCAGCGTGACCGACTGGTGGATGAATTTTCGAGCGCCCTGAACGCCTTTCAGGCGGTACAGCGGAAGACGGTCGATCTGGAGAAGAATGCCATCCGGCAGGCGAGGCAAGCGAGTGGGGCTGCAATGGCCCTGAACAAACCGCCCGGTTCGCATCATTCGAGCATGGGCTCGAACTATAACAACACGTCCAACAGTGGTGGTGGATCGATGTTCGAGGATAACTTCATTACCGGTTCCCGGGGTCAAACGCAGGAACAGTTGCAAGAGGAGATCGATCTACAGGCGCTAGAGGATCAAGAACGAACCATCCGTGAGCTGGAG GAGAATATTGTTAGTGTTAATGAAATTTACAAAAAGCTCGGCGCACTGGTGTACGAACAAAGCCACCAGGTGGATTCGATTGAAGCGTCGGTTGAGCAGACGAGTGTCTTCGTATCGGAAGGTGTGCAGCAGCTGAAACAGGCCAGCCATTATCAG AATAAAGCGCGCAAGAAGAAGCTCATTCTTGCGCTGATAGCAGCCGCAATACTAGCGTTCATAATTCTCATCATTGTTCTAAAACGCTAA
- the LOC128303725 gene encoding transcription factor 25 isoform X1 → MSYRILRKLQGNELEIKEQIDEVSDGGDADYDTNSTSSQNRNNSKKQLNINRYDLLNQQQSLSESEVKEDDNDETEKDIADGPVSVHLAEAKKRKKKKKKKTGKYISSSARRSSEDNADIEDDFTRTVKEVDKLFGNFPRDSSDHHHHHHHHHHHHTSEGGASDGKAAGTVVTGGLTGKSLLNVQHKNLNPQYEMKRMFGSKVVGDQQNKRRNARGASRLQKSTYLVNPKDSWPPVGKSGIYMNLVQAPEPSTSTSATGPKAIFDKNVIYFAFEHSPSYRLVQQKFLDAVESMDSENIIHIINQYPYHVDSLIQLSELCKMSDDHAMASELIERALLALESSFHTMFSLTQGNCRLDYRRQENRALFITLFKHSQHLESRACSRTALEVAKLILSFDPVNDPLAMILIVDYYAIRAKQYEWLVTLYEEWDATNNLSQLPNMAYSYAMALFHLKRPEAADKALQYALLMFPGVLRPLMDELSIQADSRVAGHNYFGPGSYNKALVALQQLMSLYVCRSKLVWRDAELLPWLERNVNTVLDRVDAKEDVIAEYATKRSQRYANPPRQVLRHIVLSDFKEKVPLAQFIKKETDPMLMYDPLPPLDSINIYSNRPTMTSSNNRVSNDPLHLFFQSLLPNFNAQAQPAPPAAAQQAQQANNAAAGAAAGAGVVAAGAAAGAAGGGAAGGTGAPDWDLGSMAAYSSTLVTIVEAMREFLSGIRALERPNDADVDEAESSEEDEPNDFLA, encoded by the exons ATGTCCTACCGCATTCTGCGCAAGCTGCAGGGCAATGAGCTGGAGATAAAGGAACAGATCGATGAGGTGTCGGATGGTGGCGATGCCGATTACGacaccaacagcaccagcagtcagaaccgcaacaacagcaagaagCAGCTCAACATCAATCGATACGATCTG CTAAACCAGCAACAATCGCTATCCGAGAGCGAGGTAAAGGAGGACGATAACGATGAGACGGAAAAGGACATCGCGGACGGACCGGTCAGTGTGCATCTGGCCGAGGCAAAGAAGcgcaagaaaaagaagaagaagaagacggGTAAATACATCTCCAGCTCGGCGAGacgcagcagcgaggacaatGCGGACATCGAAGACGATTTTACGCGCACGGTGAAGGAGGTGGACAAACTGTTTGGTAATTTCCCGCGCGATTCCTCggaccaccatcatcatcatcatcaccatcaccatcaccatacCAGTGAAGGGGGTGCCAGTGATGGTAAGGCGGCGGGCACGGTCGTAACCGGTGGTCTGACCGGCAAATCGTTGCTGAATGTGCAGCATAAAAATCTGAATCCACAGTACGAGATGAAGCGCATGTTCGGCAGCAAGGTCGTCGGTGATCAACA GAATAAACGACGCAATGCCCGTGGTGCATCAAGGCTGCAAAAGTCTACCTATTTGGTGAACCCAAAAGACTCCTGGCCACCGGTCGGCAAATCTGGCATCTACATGAACTTGGTGCAGGCACCGGAACCGAGCACCTCTACATCCGCCACCGGTCCGAAAGCAATCTTCGATAAGAACGTGATCTACTTCGCGTTCGAGCACAGCCCTTCATACCGGTTGGTGCAGCAAAAGTTTCTCGATGCCGTCGAGAGCATGGACTCGGAGAACATTATTCACATCATCAACCAGTACCCGTACCACGTCGATTCGCTAATCCAGCTGAGCGAGCTGTGCAAAATGAGCGACGACCACGCGATGGCTTCCGAGCTGATCGAACGCGCACTGCTTGCGCTCGAGTCGTCGTTTCACACAATGTTTAGTCTCACGCAGGGCAACTGTCGATTGGATTACCGGAGACAGGAAAATCGGGCACTCTTCATCACACTCTTTAAGCACTCGCAGCATCTGGAGTCACGGGCCTGTTCGCGGACCGCGCTAGAGGTAGCAAAGTTGATACTGTCATTCGATCCGGTTAACGATCCCCTCGCCATGATCCTGATTGTCGATTACTATGCAATACGGGCGAAGCAGTACGAGTGGCTGGTGACGTTGTACGAGGAATGGGACGCCACGAACAATCTGTCCCAGCTGCCCAACATGGCTTACTCGTACGCGATGGCACTCTTCCATCTGAAGCGCCCCGAAGCAGCCGACAAAGCTTTGCAATACGCGCTGCTAATGTTTCCCGGCGTACTGCGTCCGCTGATGGATGAACTGTCGATACAGGCGGACAGTAGAGTTGCTGGCCACAACTATTTCGGACCGGGCTCGTACAACAAGGCACTGGTAGCGCTTCAGCAGCTGATGTCGCTGTACGTTTGCCGTTCGAAGTTGGTCTGGCGCGACGCGGAACTGTTGCCCTGGTTGGAACGCAATGTGAATACCGTATTGGATCGAGTGGATGCCAAAGAGGATGTTATTGCTGAATATGCTACCAAGCGGAGTCAAAG GTACGCGAATCCACCACGGCAAGTGCTCCGTCATATTGTGCTGTCGGATTTTAAGGAAAAGGTTCCGCTAGCTCAGTTCATCAAGAAGGAAACGGATCCAATGTTGATGTACGACCCGCTGCCGCCACTGGATTCCATCAACATCTACTCCAA CAGACCCACTATGACGTCGAGCAACAATCGAGTGTCGAACGATCCGCTGCATCTCTTCTTTCAATCACTGCTTCCTAACTTCAACGCTCAAGCACAACCCGCGCCACCGGCTGCTGCTCAACAGGCACAACAGGCTAATAACGCCGCAGCAGGTGCCGCTGCGGGTGCTGGTGTTGTCGCTGCCGGGGCCGCTGCTGGTGCAGCTGGTGGCGGTGCCGCTGGTGGTACCGGTGCCCCTGACTGGGACCTTGGAAGCATGGCAGCATACAGCAGTACGCTTGTTACGATCGTGGAAGCGATGCGGGAGTTCCTGTCCGGTATCCGTGCGCTCGAGCGACCGAACGATGCGGACGTGGACGAGGCGGAAAGCAGCGAAGAGGACGAACCGAACGATTTTCTGGCGTAA
- the LOC128303702 gene encoding nedd8-activating enzyme E1 regulatory subunit, with product MSSPAPKSPEMSDKSRKYDRQIRLWGEHGQTVLENAQICLINATALGTEILKGIVLPGIGGFTIVDHRPVTEEDVGCNFFLDLDAVGQPRAKRCMQLLQELNPDVNGDYVDEHVEQLIDGQPDFFRSFDVVVATSISERTIMRLSNVLWDQNIPLIVARSVGFYGVARLQLREHCVIETHPDNKQTDLRLEHPFEELKKHMQETEITNKVPWLVVLYKFLQEWVTTHDGRYPTTYREKSELRELIRSKMDGEQENFEEAVKAVNSSFGGGKPSSFVREILEDDRCVNVNTESNAFWIMARALKDFVDNEGNGLLPVPGVLPDMTADTNSYISLQTVYRNQAAHDAEIVFRRSRQLLKELNKPNDLITDKDVRLFCREAANIAVIRGTKITDEFDKGYHRSSHIASVLETPNSLMGHYIVLRALDRFQADYGCLPGESEAESDTTGMKSIAAKMLSEWGIGTPLSDDLAYEICRYGGAEIHSISAYLGGCIAHELIKLVTRQYRPFDNTFIYDGSTSQTETYKL from the exons ATGTCCTCACCTGCACCGAAATCTCCCGAGATGTCAGACAAAAGCCGCAAATATGATAGACAAATCAG ACTTTGGGGTGAACATGGTCAAACAGTGCTGGAAAATGCGCAAATCTGTCTGATCAATGCGACGGCCCTCGGTACCGAGATACTGAAGGGCATTGTGCTACCCGGCATCGGTGGTTTCACTATTGTGGACCATCGGCCCGTCACGGAGGAAGATGTCGGATGCAATTTTTTCCTCGATCTCGACGCAGTTGGCCAACCGAGAGCGAAACGATGCATGCAGCTGCTACAGGAACTGAATCCCGATGTCAACGGTGATTACGTTGACGAGCATGTGGAACAGCTGATCGATGGGCAGCCGGATTTTTTTCGCAGCTTTGACGTTGTAGTGGCAACCTCTATCAGCGAGCGAACTATCATGCGTTTGTCGAACGTACTGTGGGACCAGAATATTCCGCTAATCGTCGCACGGTCCGTAGGGTTTTACGGTGTCGCTAGGTTGCAGTTGCGTGAACATTGCGTCATCGAAACGCATCCGGACAACAAGCAGACCGATCTGCGGCTAGAGCACCCATTCGAGGAGCTGAAAAAACACATGCAGGAAACGGAAATTACGAACAAAGTTCCGTGGTTGGTGGTGCTGTACAAATTCTTACAAGAGTGGGTCACAACACATGACGGCCGCTATCCGACGACTTATCGGGAAAAATCCGAGCTTAGGGAACTGATCCGTTCAAAGATGGACGGAGAGCAAGAAAATTTCGAGGAGGCTGTTAAAGCGGTCAATTCAAGCtttggtggtggaaaaccgTCATCGTTCGTGCGCGAGATACTGGAAGACGATCGATGTGTTAATGTAAATACCGAG AGCAATGCTTTCTGGATTATGGCACGTGCGCTGAAAGACTTCGTCGACAATGAGGGAAACGGTTTGCTGCCAGTTCCCGGTGTTCTGCCCGATATGACAGCCGATACGAACTCGTACATTAGCTTGCAAACGGTGTACCGCAACCAGGCAGCACACGATGCAGAGATTGTGTTTCGTCGCTCACGTCAACTGTTGAAGGAGCTGAACAAACCGAACGATCTGATCACCGACAAAGACGTTCGGCTGTTTTGTCGCGAAGCGGCTAACATTGCGGTCATACGAGGTACAAAGATTACGGACGAGTTCGACAAGGGCTACCACCGTTCGTCGCACATCGCTAGCGTGCTGGAAACGCCCAACTCACTGATGGGTCATTACATTGTGCTGCGCGCGTTGGACCGATTTCAGGCGGACTATGGTTGTTTGCCGGGCGAGAGCGAAGCGGAATCCGACACGACCGGCATGAAGAGCATTGCGGCAAAGATGCTAAGCGAATGGGGCATCGGTACGCCGCTGAGCGACGATTTGGCATATGAAATATGTCGATATGGTGGCGCAGAAATACATAGCATTTCTGCTTACCTCGGTGGTTGCATTGCGCACGAGCTGATTAAGCTAGTGACGCGACAGTATCGGCCGTTCGATAATACTTTCATCTATGATGGTTCAACCTCACAGACGGAAACCTATAAACTATAA
- the LOC128303399 gene encoding queuine tRNA-ribosyltransferase accessory subunit 2 translates to MKFTLSTITKCSGRLGVLGGLDRLPDLSLSTPAIIFHTKGGSIPHLSKEALQHVCHEPTFLHLSISSTLHMQDAIQASRMTIAEFIAQNNSATLLFPRDPSEIPIPGVPEKELVPVYTRNGRRNISLEQYMTLVESFRPDAYVPMYDGDTDMHSSKKREQKSLDRTEKFVEQCLEWHRKSDTLHSCSIIGPVVGGYNENLREKSIEWLKKSDELFAGYLIDGLHLNGPSVARMDGTTMLPIVTNVCKQLPEGKVRFCFGSYDPLLVLEMVAAGVDIFDTSYVYLKAAQEHRALVFSFDVTSTEQHTTELDTTDKRWAEDFAPLMAGCRCYTCQKHSRAYVHHLYNTREMLGPILLMLHNLHHYIEYFKTIREHVRNDTLPELKKHLAGQETLPPYEPSKEEKILTPAAQKDIVEVAEGSLDKQNKKQRA, encoded by the exons ATGAAATTCACCCTAAGCACCATCACCAAATGTTCTGGCCGGTTGGGCGTTTTGGGCGGCTTGGACCGATTGCCCGATCTGTCCCTCTCGACGCCGGCAATTATATTTCACACAAAG GGTGGCAGCATACCGCACCTAAGCAAAGAAGCCCTGCAGCATGTGTGCCATGAACCGACCTTTTTGCATCTCAGCATTTCCAGCACGCTTCACATGCAAGACGCGATCCAAGCAAGCCGCATGACGATTGCAGAATTTATCGCACAAAACAACAGTGCCACGCTGCTTTTTCCTCGCGATCCAAGCGAAATTCCTATCCCGGGTGTGCCGGAGAAGGAACTGGTGCCAGTGTACACGCGTAACGGGCGTAGAAACATTAGCTTGGAACAATACATGACGCTGGTTGAATCGTTCCGACCCGATGCGTACGTGCCGATGTACGATGGCGACACGGACATGCATAGTTCGAAGAAGCGTGAACAGAAGTCACTCGATCGCACGGAAAAGTTTGTGGAGCAATGTCTCGAATGGCACCGTAAATCGGACACGTTACATTCCTGCTCCATTATCGGTCCCGTTGTCGGAGGGTATAATGAAAATTTGCGTGAAAAATCGATCGAATGGCTGAAAAAATCGGATGAACTGTTTGCTGGATACTTAATCGATGGATTGCACCTGAACGGCCCATCGGTGGCGCGAATGGATGGAACGACCATGCTACCGATCGTTACCAACGTTTGCAAACAGCTACCGGAGGGGAAGGTTCGCTTTTGCTTTGGTTCGTACGATCCATTGCTTGTGCTCGAGATGGTTGCGGCCGGAGTGGACATTTTTGACACGAGCTACGTCTATCTGAAGGCGGCCCAGGAACATCGTGCCTTGGTGTTTTCGTTCGATGTCACCTCTACTGAGCAGCATACGACCGAATTGGACACCACCGATAAACGATGGGCGGAAGACTTTGCCCCCCTGATGGCCGGTTGCCGGTGCTACACGTGCCAGAAACATTCCCGCGCGTATGTGCACCATCTGTACAATACGCGTGAAATGCTTGGTCCTATTCTACTTATGCT GCATAATCTGCACCATTACATCGAGTATTTCAAAACGATCCGGGAGCACGTGCGAAACGATACCCTACCAGAATTGAAGAAGCACTTGGCCGGACAGGAAACTCTCCCTCCATATGAACCATcgaaggaggaaaaaattCTAACACCAGCAGCGCAGAAAGATATCGTCGAGGTAGCAGAGGGATCACTcgacaaacagaacaaaaagcaACGTGCGTAA